From Salinibacterium sp. ZJ450, one genomic window encodes:
- a CDS encoding FHA domain-containing protein, producing MTSELTLLVLRLGFLALLWLFVFAVVYALRTDMFGHKARKLPPGEVPSAAQFPSAQAAPVPAPAPVPAPTPVAARASAASEPTEALSFSNDAPASRLVITSGPKEGMEITLGGEQVTIGRSSESGLVIRDDYTSTHHARLMLWNNEWMVQDLDSTNGTFLAGTRVTVPTKVPLNTPVKIGTTTFELRR from the coding sequence GTGACTAGCGAACTGACGCTGCTTGTGCTGCGCCTGGGTTTCCTGGCGTTGCTCTGGCTGTTCGTCTTCGCCGTCGTCTATGCCTTGCGCACCGACATGTTCGGGCACAAGGCGCGCAAGCTGCCGCCCGGCGAGGTGCCGTCGGCCGCCCAGTTCCCGTCGGCGCAGGCCGCACCGGTGCCGGCGCCCGCCCCCGTGCCGGCTCCCACTCCGGTCGCGGCGCGCGCCTCCGCGGCATCCGAACCCACTGAAGCGCTGTCATTCTCCAACGATGCCCCGGCGAGCCGGTTGGTGATCACATCCGGTCCGAAGGAGGGCATGGAGATCACACTCGGCGGCGAACAGGTGACCATCGGCCGCTCTAGCGAGTCAGGCCTCGTCATCCGCGACGACTACACATCCACCCACCACGCCCGCCTGATGCTCTGGAACAACGAGTGGATGGTGCAGGATCTCGACTCAACCAACGGAACCTTCCTCGCCGGCACCCGCGTGACCGTGCCCACCAAGGTCCCGTTGAACACGCCAGTCAAGATCGGCACCACAACGTTTGAGCTCCGGCGGTAG
- a CDS encoding DUF3662 and FHA domain-containing protein: protein MGLLDNFERGLERAVNGAFAKTFKSGLQPLEITSALRRELDTKAAVVARDRILVPNQFTVGLSRHDYARMANLGPALIDELIGQVQRHATAQHYSFSGGISIKLVERDNLTEGILQVDSVSVQGQVAWTPVLDVAGKRYPLAKGRTVIGRGSEADITVDDPGISRKHVEVLWDGTRGQANDLNSTNGSKLNGEPLRSALLEPDSVIDIGRTRIVFRVLAQSTPTDQDTRR, encoded by the coding sequence TTGGGTCTACTGGACAATTTCGAACGAGGTCTCGAGAGGGCTGTCAACGGCGCCTTTGCGAAGACGTTCAAAAGCGGACTGCAGCCTCTCGAGATCACAAGCGCGCTCCGACGCGAGCTCGACACGAAGGCCGCGGTCGTCGCGCGCGACCGCATTCTGGTGCCAAACCAGTTCACGGTCGGCCTGTCGCGCCACGACTATGCGCGCATGGCGAACCTCGGGCCGGCGCTGATCGACGAACTCATCGGGCAGGTGCAGCGACACGCCACCGCCCAGCACTACTCCTTCTCCGGCGGCATCTCGATCAAGCTGGTCGAGCGCGACAACCTCACAGAGGGCATCCTGCAGGTCGACTCCGTGAGCGTGCAGGGTCAGGTGGCTTGGACGCCGGTTCTGGATGTCGCGGGCAAGCGCTATCCGCTCGCCAAGGGCCGCACGGTCATCGGCCGCGGCTCCGAAGCCGACATCACCGTGGATGACCCCGGAATTTCGCGCAAACACGTCGAGGTGCTCTGGGACGGCACCCGCGGTCAGGCCAACGACCTGAACTCCACCAACGGCTCGAAGCTGAACGGGGAGCCGCTGCGCAGCGCCCTGCTCGAGCCCGACTCGGTCATCGACATCGGCCGCACCCGTATTGTGTTCAGGGTGCTTGCCCAGTCCACCCCCACCGATCAGGACACCCGACGGTGA